Proteins encoded by one window of Glycine soja cultivar W05 chromosome 15, ASM419377v2, whole genome shotgun sequence:
- the LOC114386146 gene encoding cation/H(+) antiporter 20-like, with protein sequence MASLEFIASIGLLFFLFLVGQELDLYSIPQSGRKAFCITAVEISLPFICGIDVAVILCKIVDGVDKAGFPQFLIFMGVSLSITAFPVLARILVKLKLLTMRVGETTIVATAFNDVAAWILLALAVVLTGDGGGHKSPLVFV encoded by the exons ATGG CCTCGCTTGAATTTATAGCCAGCATAGGccttctttttttcctcttccttGTGGGTCAGGAGCTTGATCTCTACTCCATTCCCCAGAGCGGTCGAAAAGCATTTTGCATCACCGCCGTCGAGATCTCTCTTCCTTTCATATGCGGCATTGACGTCGCCGTCATCCTTTGCAAAATCGTGGATGGCGTCGACAAAGCCGGATTCCCGCAGTTCCTCATCTTCATGGgagtctccctttccatcaccGCATTCCCTGTGCTCGCGCGAATCCTAGTGAAGCTCAAGCTCCTCACCATGCGCGTGGGAGAGACCACCATTGTCGCGACGGCGTTCAATGACGTTGCCGCGTGGATCCTACTTGCCCTTGCCGTAGTCCTCACGGGAGACGGCGGAGGACACAAAAGCCCCCTCGTGTTCGTCTAG
- the LOC114388371 gene encoding SUN domain-containing protein 1-like: MSASTVSITAANPGARRRPVIAIEKKTATNLELLANDVAVSPAVATSGDGATGRDLSHHSVRGEALLDRTPRDLAPAKKVAGGNSSSVPPRRARKLAAKAEKPRWLTLVSIFGKNMVLLVVLAGLVQLIWRMSLKSGDGMAGGYVGFSEFEGRISDVEGLLKKTARMIQVQVDVVDKKIEDEVRGLRRELNEKIEEKGEILENGLKKMEAKNEELERYLSELKGEDWLSKEEFEKFVDEVRSVKGSGYEGGGLDEIREFARRVIVKEIEKHAADGLGRVDYALASSGGAVVKHSEVFDLVRGNWFLKSARNGVHPNAEKMLKPSFGEPGQCFPLKDSRGFVQIRLRTAIIPEAVTLEHVAKSVAYDRSSAPKDCRVSGWLQEHNADSAINTEKMHLLAEFTYDLEKSNAQTFNVLNSAASGVINTVRLDFTSNHGSPSHTCIYRFRVHGHEPDSVSMLALEL, from the exons ATGTCGGCTTCCACGGTGTCCATCACGGCAGCAAACCCGGGGGCGCGTCGGAGACCGGTGATCGCCATCGAGAAGAAAACCGCCACCAACCTCGAACTCCTCGCCAACGATGTCGCCGTCTCCCCGGCCGTCGCAACTTCCGGAGACGGCGCCACCGGGCGCGACCTCAGCCACCACTCGGTCCGCGGCGAGGCGCTCCTCGACCGGACGCCCCGTGATTTGGCTCCGGCGAAGAAGGTCGCCGGCGGGAACTCGTCGTCGGTCCCTCCGCGGCGTGCGCGGAAGCTCGCCGCGAAGGCCGAGAAGCCGCGGTGGCTCACGTTGGTGAGCATTTTCGGGAAGAATATGGTGCTCTTGGTAGTGCTGGCGGGGCTGGTCCAGTTGATCTGGCGGATGTCGTTGAAATCCGGCGATGGCATGGCTGGCGGGTATGTCGGGTTTTCGGAATTCGAGGGCCGGATTTCGGATGTGGAGGGGCTGTTGAAGAAGACAGCAAGGATGATTCAGGTTCAAGTTGATGTGGTGGATAAGAAGATTGAGGATGAGGTTAGAGGGTTAAGGAGGGAACTAAATGAGAAAATTGAAGAGAAAGGGGAAATTTTGGAAAATGGGTTGAAGAAAATGGAGGCAAAGAATGAGGAATTGGAGAGGTATTTGAGTGAGTTGAAGGGGGAGGATTGGTTATCAAAAGAGGAGTTTGAGAAGTTTGTTGATGAAGTGAGGAGTGTGAAGGGGAGTGGGTATGAGGGTGGTGGGTTGGATGAGATAAGGGAGTTTGCAAGACGGGTGATTGTGAAAGAGATTGAGAAGCATGCTGCTGATGGGCTTGGGAGAGTGGATTATGCTCTTGCCAGTAGCGGTGGCGCAGTGGTGAAGCATTCGGAGGTGTTTGATTTGGTGAGGGGCAATTGGTTCTTGAAGTCTGCTAGAAATGGTGTCCACCCCAACGCGGAGAAGATGTTGAAACCGAGCTTTGGTGAGCCTGGGCAGTGTTTCCCCTTGAAGGATAGTAGAGGGTTTGTGCAGATTAGGCTCCGCACTGCCATCATTCCTGAGGCTGTCACCTTGGAACATGTAGCGAAG AGTGTTGCATATGATAGATCAAGTGCTCCTAAAGACTGCAGGGTCTCTGGTTGGCTGCAGGAGCATAATGCTGATTCTGCAATTAATACTGAAAAGATGCATCTTCTGGCAGAATTTACATATGACCTTGAGAAGAGCAATGCTCAAACATTCAACGTGTTGAATTCAGCAGCTTCTGGTGTCATCAACACGGTAAGGCTTGATTTTACATCCAACCATGGAAGCCCTTCACACACATGTATATATCGCTTTAGAGTTCACGGTCATGAGCCTGACTCGGTTTCTATGTTGGCACTGGAGTTATAA